A window of the Cicer arietinum cultivar CDC Frontier isolate Library 1 chromosome 6, Cicar.CDCFrontier_v2.0, whole genome shotgun sequence genome harbors these coding sequences:
- the LOC105851131 gene encoding putative serine carboxypeptidase-like 52 — protein MLNWRTNYDLKKSKKVSDSVGLLEPKEADVDKPEEHIKSEDTSKSEEDDKSLENEYDQVRSRQYKSEARPGLNKKKGYRSLIYSGDHDLVVPFISTQAWIRALNYSIVDDWRPWFVNGQVGGYTRTYSNQMTFATVKGSGHTAPEYTPEQCFLMFTRWISYLPL, from the exons ATGTTAAATTGGAGGACAAACTAtgaccttaaaaagtcaaagaaaGTTAGTGACAGTGTAGGTTTACTGGAACCAAAGGAAGCAGATGTAGACAAACCAGAAGAACACATAAAATCAGAGGATACAAGTAAATCAGAAGAAGATGACAAATCATTAGAGAATGAATATGACCAAGTCAGAAGCAGACAATATAAGTCAGAAGCTAGACCTGGATTGAA TAAGAAAAAAGGATACCGTTCTTTGATTTACAG TGGGGATCATGATCTAGTTGTTCCTTTCATTTCGACTCAAGCATGGATAAGGGCTCTAAACTACTCTATTGTGGATGATTGGAGACCATGGTTTGTAAATGGTCAAGTGGGAGG ATATACAAGGACTTACTCGAATCAAATGACATTTGCAACtgtaaaa GGTTCAGGACATACAGCTCCTGAGTATACTCCTGAGCAATGTTTTCTCATGTTCACTAGATGGATATCTTATTTGCCTTTATAA
- the LOC105851168 gene encoding serine carboxypeptidase-like 13, with the protein MNTKTICASHNNSLLHYCCKILLAIVLFGLQILSHTEASSSKSKVEVLAGFQGPLPFELETGYVGLGETDDDMQVFYYFIKSENNPQNDPLILWLTGGPGCSSLSGLVYQIGPIAFEIKEYDGSVPSLVLRPQSWTKASNIIFVDLPLGTGFSYAKNVTAHRSDWKLVHHTHQFLRKWLIDHPEFLSNKFYIGADSYSGIPIPAVVQEISNGNEKGLQPLINLQGYLLGNPMTTRNEKNDQIPYAHGMGLISDELYACLSGINKFNILDRLCEDDEHLWRRYLTQDMKTFSSHLKVPELNCQIYGFYLATKWANDERVRKSLHIREGTIGKWQRCYTSDFEENISDSFEFHANLSKKGYRSLIYSGDHDVVVPFMSTQAWIRALNYSIVDDWRPWFVNGQVGGYTRTYSNQMTFATVKGSGHTAPEYTPEQCFAMFTRWISYLPL; encoded by the exons ATGAACACAAAGACAATTTGTGCTTCTCATAATAATTCACTACTTCACTATTGTTGTAAGATTCTACTTGCTATTGTGCTTTTTGGCTTGCAGATATTATCTCACACTGAAGCATCTTCCTCAAAGTCAAAGGTTGAAGTGCTTGCTGGCTTTCAAGGTCCTCTTCCTTTTGAACTTGAAACAGG ATATGTGGGGTTGGGAGAAACAGATGATGACATGCAAGTGTTCTACTATTTTATCAAGTCAGAGAACAATCCTCAGAATGATCCTCTTATATTATGGTTAACTGGTGGTCCTGGTTGCTCTTCTTTATCTGGCCTTGTCTATCAAATAG GTCCAATTGCATTTGAAATCAAGGAGTACGACGGGAGCGTGCCTAGTTTGGTCTTGAGGCCACAATCCTGGACTAAG GCATCCAACATTATTTTTGTAGATTTGCCACTTGGAACTGGTTTCTCATATGCAAAAAATGTAACTGCTCACCGAAGCGACTGGAAATTAGTTCACCATACTCATCAATTTCTTAGGAAG TGGTTGATTGATCACCCTGAATTTCTTTCAAATAAATTCTACATTGGAGCTGATTCATACTCTGGCATTCCTATCCCCGCTGTTGTTCAAGAGATTTCAAATG GAAATGAAAAAGGTCTCCAACCATTGATAAATCTCCAG GGATATTTGCTGGGGAACCCCATGACAACacgaaatgaaaaaaatgatcaAATCCCATATGCTCACGGAATGGGACTCATCTCTGATGAACTCTATGCG TGCCTTTCAGGAATTAATAAATTCAACATTTTGGATCGCTTATGTGAAGATGATGAGCATCTATGGAGAAGATATTTAACTCAAGACATGAAGACATTTAGTTCTCATCTCAAAGTGCCTGAATTAAACTGccaa ATTTATGGTTTTTACCTTGCCACTAAATGGGCTAATGACGAGCGTGTTCGTAAGTCATTGCATATTCGAGAG GGAACCATTGGGAAATGGCAACGCTGTTACACTAGTGATTTTGAGGAAAATATTTCGGATAGTTTTGAGTTTCATGCAAACCTAAGCAAAAAAGGATACCGCTCTTTGATATACAG TGGAGATCATGATGTTGTTGTACCTTTCATGTCTACTCAAGCATGGATAAGGGCTCTAAACTATTCTATCGTGGATGATTGGAGACCATGGTTTGTAAATGGTCAAGTGGGAGG ATACACAAGGACTTACTCGAATCAAATGACGTTCGCAACTGTGAAG GGTTCAGGACATACAGCTCCTGAGTACACTCCTGAGCAATGTTTTGCTATGTTCACTAGGTGGATATCTTATTTGCCTTTGTAA